In Cololabis saira isolate AMF1-May2022 chromosome 4, fColSai1.1, whole genome shotgun sequence, one DNA window encodes the following:
- the LOC133442564 gene encoding olfactory receptor 2AT4-like produces the protein MLYTNVTKIKDFFLLGFPGLLPKYYGPVSAFLFLLFLAIAVGNVFILVFIICEKSLHKPSYLIFCHLALTDLMFGTVTLPRLVSKYWFNDNIVSFYNCFVQMFFVHFLGASHSFILMVMALDRFIAICAPLRYTSLFTKNTASVLCGISWLVPGSWMVFIVLDALTLPFCNSNIIVQCYCDHYSIVTLGCENAQSSTFLGLIGAMVSLLLPIGFIILSYFVIVVAVMKISSSEGRLKTLSTCTPQLLITGLYYLPRCFVYLANYLGYTFSFSIRTVVIMLYSLIPAAVNPIIYCLKTKDIKESLKRKFLKNKRERKLGMHTTRQGHHKTGHCGG, from the exons ATGTTGTACACCAACGTGACAAAGATAAAAGATTTCTTCCTTCTTGGATTTCCAGGACTTTTGCCAAAATATTATGGACCTGtgtctgcttttctttttctgcttttcttgGCTATAGCTGTGGGAAACGTCTTCATTTTAGTGTTTATTATATGTGAAAAATCTCTTCACAAGCCCTCGTATCTTATCTTTTGCCACTTGGCATTAACTGACTTAATGTTTGGGACTGTAACTCTACCAAGGCTTGTGTCAAAATATTGGTTTAATGACAACAttgtttctttttacaattgttttgtacaaatgttttttgttcattttttgggTGCTTCTCATTCTTTTATTCTGATGGTGATGGCACTTGATCGTTTTATAGCGATCTGTGCTCCACTGCGTTACACATCACTGTTCACAAAAAACACAGCTTCTGTGCTTTGTGGAATATCTTGGTTGGTACCGGGATCATGGatggtttttattgttttagatGCTCTTACcctccctttttgtaattcaaaTATAATAGTACAGTGCTACTGTGACCATTATTCGATAGTAACCCTTGGATGTGAGAATGCACAATCTTCTACATTTCTTGGACTGATAGGTGCAATGGTTAGTTTGTTATTGCCAATTGGATTTATCATCCTATCTTATTTTGTGATCGTTGTTGCTGTTATGAAAATTTCTTCCTCAGAGGGCCGTCTCAAGACGCTGTCGACCTGCACACCACAGCTTCTCATCACAGGTCTCTACTACTTGCCGAGATGTTTTGTGTATTTAGCAAATTATTTGGGCTACACTTTTAGCTTTTCCATTCGAACTGTTGTCATAATGCTGTATAGTCTTATACCTGCTGCTGTCAACCCAATAATATACTGCTTAAAAACAAAGGATATCAAAGAAAGTTTGAAAAGGAAAT TCCTCAAaaacaagagagagagaaagttaGGCATGCACACAACTAGACAGGGTCATCACAAGACTGGACATTGTGGTGGTTGA
- the LOC133442563 gene encoding olfactory receptor 2AT4-like, which yields MSEGNQTSVTEFILTGFPGLHLEYYGLVSAVLFVVYLITVIANASVLFLFATNRSLRKPMYYIILNLTVCDLLFSTTTLPKIISRYWFQSGNISFLACFVQMYLVHYFGSVNSFILFLMAFDRYLAICHPLRYSNVLKNSTVLILSITAWVVAIAANSAMVIRAYPLPYCASNIINHCYCDHIGVTILACTDRTPYAFSAFVCAMITLLGPLAFIIFSYCSILIAVSKIADLQNISKSLSTCTTQLIIISLYYLPRCFVYLASNVGLRFSADVRIVVIMFYSLGPPMINPIIYCLRSKEMRECLWKQFYRRIMPQKGHVSAISNR from the coding sequence ATGTCAGAGGGAAATCAAACCAGTGTGACTGAATTCATACTCACTGGATTCCCTGGACTTCATCTGGAGTATTATGGCCTGGTTTCAGCTGTATTATTTGTGGTTTATTTAATAACTGTGATAGCAAATGCTTCAGTTTTATTCTTATTTGCAACCAACCGCAGCCTTCGTAAGCCAATGTATTACATCATTTTAAATCTGACTGTGTGTGACCTTCTCTTCAGTACAACAACTTTACCTAAAATCATCAGCAGGTACTGGTTTCAATCGGGGAATATATCCTTTTTAGCTTGTTTTGTCCAGATGTACCTTGTTCATTATTTTGGCTCAGTGAATTCTTTTATTCTCTTCTTAATGGCCTTTGACAGGTATTTGGCTATTTGCCATCCTCTCAGATATTCAAATGTTCTTAAAAACAGCACTGTACTTATTCTCAGCATTACTGCATGGGTTGTTGCCATTGCAGCCAATTCAGCTATGGTTATTAGAGCGTATCCTCTTCCTTACTGTGCCTCCAACATTATCAATCACTGTTACTGTGATCATATTGGTGTAACAATACTCGCTTGCACTGACAGGACCCCGTATGCCTTTTCGGCTTTTGTGTGTGCAATGATTACACTACTGGGACCTCTGGCATTCATCATTTTCTCCTACTGTTCTATACTAATAGCAGTGAGTAAAATAGCAGATCTGCAAAACATCTCCAAATCTCTGTCCACATGTACTACTCAGCTCATAATAATCTCACTCTATTATTTACCTAGATGCTTTGTTTACTTAGCCAGCAATGTCGGCCTCAGATTCAGTGCTGATGTGCGAATTGTGGTCATTATGTTTTACAGTCTTGGTCCCCCCATGATCAATCCAATCATATACTGTCTAAGATCTAAAGAGATGAGGGAGTGCTTGTGGAAGCAGTTTTACAGAAGAATCATGCCACAAAAAGGACATGTTTCAGCAATTAGTAATCGATAA
- the LOC133442565 gene encoding olfactory receptor 2AT4-like, which yields MKFTNVTTIKDFIIIGFPGLPLEYYGPISALLLFVFLAIVFGNTFVVAVIVFERTLHKPTYLIFSNLAMTDLIYGTVTLPKIIARYWWNHMISSFGACFVQMYFVHSLGAIHSLILLIMALDRFIAIWVPFQYPVLFSNKTTSVACSLCWILTCIRMMGIVLHAHSLPYCDLNIIKQCFCDHNSITNLACGDMVRYVKWVAFANAMVTLLVPLTFIIFSYFAIIIAVLKISQTDRRYKMLSTCLPQIIITCLYYVPRCIVYLSDILGLHFNVDARMIIPMMYSLIPAAVNPLIYCFKTADIKKALIQRFKRSKISSAFNTDYMKYPK from the coding sequence ATGAAATTCACCAATGTTACAACTATAAAAGACTTCATCATCATTGGATTCCCTGGACTTCCGCTTGAGTATTATGGACCAATCTCTGCTTTActcttatttgtttttcttgctaTTGTGTTTGGAAATACTTTTGTTGTAGCTGTTATTGTATTTGAAAGGACTCTCCACAAACCAACATATTTAATATTTTCTAACCTTGCAATGACAGACCTCATTTATGGCACTGTTACACTACCAAAAATCATTGCCAGATATTGGTGGAATCACATGATATCTTCATTTGGAGCCTGCTTTgtacaaatgtattttgttcattCTTTAGGAGCGATTCACTCCTTGATTTTGTTGATCATGGCTTTGGATCGCTTTATTGCCATTTGGGTTCCATTCCAatatcctgttttattttcaaacaaAACAACTTCTGTTGCTTGTAGCCTGTGCTGGATTTTAACATGCATACGTATGATGGGGATTGTGCTTCATGCCCACAGTTTGCCCTACTGTGACTTAAATATCATCAAGCAGTGCTTTTGTGATCACAATTCCATCACCAATCTGGCATGTGGTGACATGGTTAGATATGTCAAATGGGTTGCATTTGCAAATGCAATGGTCACACTGTTGGTTCCTTTAACATTCATTATTTTCTCTTATTTTGCAATCATCATAGCTGTTTTAAAAATATCTCAAACAGATAGGCGTTACAAAATGCTGTCCACCTGTCTTCCTCAGATCATTATTACCTGCCTTTACTATGTGCCGAGATGTATTGTTTATCTCAGTGACATTTTGGGATTACACTTTAATGTTGATGCACGTATGATTATACCAATGATGTACAGCCTAATACCTGCTGCAGTCAATCCACTGATATATTGCTTCAAGACTGCGGACATTAAAAAGGCTTTGATACAGAGATTCAAACGTAGCAAAATTAGCAGTGCATTTAATACTGACTATATGAAATAtccaaaataa